Proteins encoded together in one Stutzerimonas stutzeri window:
- a CDS encoding ABC transporter ATP-binding protein yields the protein MSGNILDARNLNKVVPSEEGELSILADLSLQLAKGDSLAIVGTSGSGKSTLLGLLAGLDLPSSGEVHLAGHALAALDEDQRARVRAEHVGFVFQSFQLLDSLNALENVMLPLELDGRRDARERATELLSRVGLGERLQHYPRQLSGGEQQRVALARAFAAEPEVLFADEPTGNLDTHTGAHITELLFELNRERGTTLVLVTHDERLARRCHRVLRLEGGRQIASETSE from the coding sequence ATGAGCGGCAATATTCTCGACGCCCGGAACCTTAACAAAGTGGTACCCAGCGAGGAAGGCGAGCTGAGCATCCTGGCCGACCTCTCTTTGCAGCTGGCCAAGGGCGACAGCCTGGCCATTGTCGGCACCTCAGGGTCGGGCAAGTCGACGCTGCTCGGCCTGCTGGCCGGGCTCGATCTGCCGAGCTCGGGCGAAGTTCATCTGGCCGGCCATGCGCTGGCAGCGCTCGACGAAGACCAGCGGGCGCGGGTGCGTGCCGAACACGTCGGCTTCGTCTTTCAATCGTTCCAGCTGCTCGACAGCCTCAACGCCCTGGAGAATGTCATGCTGCCGCTGGAACTGGACGGGCGCCGCGACGCTCGCGAGCGCGCCACCGAGCTGCTCTCTCGCGTCGGCCTGGGCGAGCGCCTGCAGCATTATCCCCGCCAGCTATCCGGTGGCGAGCAGCAACGCGTCGCACTGGCCCGCGCCTTCGCCGCCGAGCCCGAGGTGCTGTTTGCCGACGAACCCACCGGCAACCTCGACACCCATACTGGCGCGCATATCACTGAACTGTTGTTCGAGCTTAACCGCGAACGCGGCACGACCTTGGTGCTGGTCACCCACGACGAGCGCCTGGCCAGGCGCTGCCATCGCGTGCTTCGCCTCGAGGGCGGGCGCCAGATCGCCAGCGAGACGAGCGAATGA
- a CDS encoding arylesterase translates to MRRWLKCGALALLCWTQGALAGTVLVVGDSISAAFGLETSQGWVHLLQERLVEGDESWRVVNASISGDTTAGGLARLDPLLEEHTPEVVILELGGNDGLRGQSPVQLKQNLADMIDRSREAGAEVLLLGMRMPPNLGQRYTRAFADAFDSLAQEKSVAYVPFLLEGVGGVAGMMQADGIHPTAEAQSQLLETVWPALEPLL, encoded by the coding sequence ATGCGAAGGTGGCTGAAATGCGGGGCCCTGGCGCTGCTGTGCTGGACTCAGGGAGCCCTGGCCGGAACCGTACTGGTGGTCGGCGATAGTATCAGCGCCGCTTTCGGGCTGGAAACCAGCCAGGGCTGGGTGCATCTGCTGCAGGAACGCCTCGTCGAGGGCGATGAATCCTGGCGTGTGGTGAACGCCTCCATCAGTGGCGATACCACGGCTGGCGGGCTTGCCAGGCTCGATCCCCTGCTTGAGGAACATACCCCTGAAGTGGTCATTCTGGAGCTGGGCGGCAATGACGGATTGCGTGGGCAATCACCTGTGCAATTGAAACAGAATCTTGCCGACATGATCGATCGCAGCCGCGAAGCCGGTGCTGAAGTGTTGCTGCTGGGCATGCGGATGCCGCCGAATCTGGGGCAGCGCTATACCCGTGCATTCGCCGATGCGTTCGACTCGCTTGCGCAGGAAAAGAGCGTCGCCTACGTGCCGTTCCTGCTGGAGGGTGTAGGGGGTGTTGCCGGGATGATGCAGGCCGACGGCATCCATCCGACTGCCGAGGCGCAGAGCCAGTTGCTCGAGACGGTCTGGCCGGCACTCGAGCCCTTGCTTTGA
- a CDS encoding putative 2-dehydropantoate 2-reductase: protein MSAANPRIGIIGTGAIGGFYGLMLARAGFDVHFLLRSEYDAVLARGLQVNSAVHGPLLLEQPQIYRDATQMPPCDWLLVGAKSTSNRELAPLIAQVAAPDCKVVVLQNGLGVEDVLRPFLPASVHLLGGLCAICAHRSAPGVVEHQALGGVNLGYHSGPAGHDPQAQQALLGAMVEMFRRAGVDSSPMPSLAQARWMKLVWNVPFNGLSALLDAGTESLLASDDTRAQIKAIMQEVCAAAPALGCALPEDFPEKLLMGTARMPDYLPSMYHDRHHNRPMELEAIYAAPLAAAAQQGVSMPRTEMIYRLLRFLEQRNGA, encoded by the coding sequence ATGTCTGCAGCCAATCCACGTATAGGCATCATCGGCACGGGTGCCATCGGAGGCTTCTACGGCTTGATGCTAGCGCGCGCCGGCTTCGATGTGCATTTCCTGTTGCGCAGCGAATACGATGCCGTCCTCGCCCGTGGCCTGCAGGTCAATAGCGCGGTGCATGGGCCATTGCTGCTGGAGCAACCGCAGATTTACCGCGATGCCACCCAGATGCCTCCCTGCGACTGGCTACTGGTGGGGGCTAAAAGCACCAGCAACCGGGAGCTGGCGCCGCTCATCGCTCAGGTCGCAGCACCCGATTGCAAGGTGGTGGTACTGCAGAACGGGCTGGGTGTGGAGGATGTGCTCAGGCCGTTTCTGCCGGCCAGCGTCCACCTGCTGGGCGGCCTGTGTGCGATCTGTGCACATCGTTCCGCGCCCGGCGTGGTCGAGCATCAGGCCCTTGGCGGGGTCAACCTTGGCTACCATTCCGGGCCAGCCGGGCATGACCCGCAGGCACAACAGGCATTACTGGGCGCGATGGTCGAGATGTTCCGTCGGGCCGGGGTGGATTCTTCACCGATGCCCAGCCTGGCACAGGCGCGCTGGATGAAGCTGGTGTGGAACGTGCCGTTCAACGGCCTCTCGGCTCTGCTCGACGCTGGTACCGAGTCGCTGCTCGCCAGCGACGACACGCGGGCGCAGATCAAGGCCATCATGCAGGAGGTCTGCGCCGCGGCGCCGGCGCTGGGTTGTGCGCTGCCAGAGGATTTCCCGGAGAAGTTGCTGATGGGAACGGCACGCATGCCCGACTACCTGCCCAGCATGTATCACGACAGGCATCACAACCGGCCGATGGAGCTGGAGGCGATCTATGCCGCACCGCTTGCCGCAGCTGCGCAGCAGGGCGTATCGATGCCCCGTACCGAAATGATCTATCGCCTGTTGCGCTTCCTGGAGCAGCGTAACGGCGCCTGA
- the cysB gene encoding HTH-type transcriptional regulator CysB, translating into MKLQQLRYIWEVAHHDLNVSATAQSLFTSQPGISKQIRLLEDELGVEVFARSGKHLTRVTPAGERIITTAGEILRKCESIKQIAQEFSNEKKGTLSIATTHTQARYALPQVISSFIKQYPDVSLHMHQGTPMQIAEMAADGTVDFAIATEGLELFGDLVMMPCYRWNRCVIVPRGHPLAKLDKLTLEALAEHPIVTYVFGFTGRSKLDEAFGHRGLSPKVVFTAADADVIKTYVRLGLGVGIVARMAVDPNLDSDLVVLDASELFESSVTKIGFRRGTFLRGFMCDFIQQFAPHLNRDMLEKAIQCRNKAELDELFDGMQLPTY; encoded by the coding sequence ATGAAGCTTCAACAACTGCGTTACATCTGGGAAGTGGCGCACCATGACCTCAACGTTTCGGCAACTGCCCAGAGTCTGTTCACCTCGCAACCCGGCATCAGCAAGCAGATTCGCCTGTTGGAGGATGAGCTCGGCGTCGAGGTGTTCGCCCGCAGTGGCAAGCATCTGACGCGGGTGACACCGGCTGGAGAGCGCATCATCACCACGGCTGGCGAGATTCTGCGCAAGTGCGAGAGCATCAAGCAGATCGCCCAGGAGTTCTCCAACGAAAAGAAGGGCACCCTGAGCATCGCGACCACTCACACCCAGGCACGTTATGCGTTGCCTCAGGTGATCAGCAGCTTCATCAAGCAGTACCCGGACGTGTCGCTGCACATGCACCAGGGTACGCCGATGCAGATCGCCGAAATGGCCGCCGACGGGACGGTCGATTTCGCCATCGCAACCGAGGGGCTGGAACTGTTCGGCGACCTGGTGATGATGCCTTGCTATCGGTGGAACCGCTGCGTGATCGTGCCTCGCGGCCATCCGCTGGCGAAACTGGACAAGCTCACCCTCGAGGCGCTGGCCGAGCACCCGATCGTGACCTACGTGTTCGGTTTCACCGGGCGCTCCAAGCTCGACGAAGCCTTCGGCCATCGTGGGCTTTCGCCGAAGGTGGTTTTCACCGCAGCCGACGCTGACGTGATCAAGACCTATGTCCGGCTCGGGTTGGGCGTTGGTATCGTGGCGCGCATGGCGGTGGACCCGAACCTGGATTCGGATCTGGTGGTGCTGGATGCCAGTGAGCTGTTCGAGTCCAGCGTGACCAAGATCGGCTTCCGCCGCGGCACTTTCCTGCGCGGCTTCATGTGCGACTTCATCCAGCAGTTCGCCCCGCATCTGAACCGGGACATGCTGGAAAAGGCCATCCAGTGCCGCAACAAGGCGGAACTGGATGAGCTGTTCGACGGCATGCAGCTGCCGACCTACTGA
- a CDS encoding 3-deoxy-7-phosphoheptulonate synthase produces the protein MADLPIDDLNVASNVTLITPEQLKREIPLTASALQTVSHGRQVVRDILDGKDHRLFLVIGPCSIHDLKAAHEYAERLKVLAEKVSDSLFLVMRVYFEKPRTTVGWKGLINDPYMDDSFKIQDGLHIGRKLLLDLAEMGLPTATEALDPISPQYLQDLISWSAIGARTTESQTHREMASGLSSAVGFKNGTDGSLTVAINALQSVSSPHRFLGINQSGGVSIVTTKGNNYGHVVLRGGNGKPNYDSVSVALCEQELHKAGIRPNIMIDCSHANSNKDPALQPLVMDNVANQILEGNNSIVGLMVESHLGWGNQAIPKNLCDLKYGVSITDACIDWDTTEKAVLSMHDKLKDVLPKRQRG, from the coding sequence ATGGCTGATTTACCAATCGACGACCTCAACGTTGCGTCCAACGTGACCCTGATCACGCCGGAGCAACTGAAGCGTGAAATCCCGCTGACCGCCTCGGCATTGCAGACCGTCTCCCATGGTCGTCAGGTCGTACGCGACATTCTCGACGGCAAGGATCACCGCCTGTTCCTGGTGATCGGCCCCTGCTCAATCCATGACCTGAAAGCCGCCCACGAGTACGCCGAGCGCCTCAAGGTCCTGGCGGAAAAGGTGTCCGACAGCCTGTTCCTCGTCATGCGCGTGTATTTCGAGAAGCCCCGTACCACTGTCGGCTGGAAAGGCCTGATCAACGATCCCTACATGGACGACTCGTTCAAGATCCAGGACGGTCTGCACATCGGCCGCAAGCTGCTGCTCGATCTGGCGGAGATGGGCCTGCCCACCGCCACCGAGGCACTCGACCCCATCTCTCCGCAGTATCTGCAGGATCTGATCAGCTGGTCGGCGATCGGCGCGCGCACCACCGAATCGCAGACGCACCGTGAGATGGCGTCCGGGCTGTCCTCGGCTGTCGGCTTCAAGAATGGCACCGACGGCAGCCTGACCGTGGCCATCAACGCGCTGCAGTCGGTTTCCAGCCCGCACCGTTTCCTTGGCATCAACCAGTCTGGCGGCGTGTCCATCGTCACCACCAAGGGCAATAACTACGGCCATGTGGTGCTGCGCGGTGGTAACGGCAAGCCCAACTACGACTCGGTCAGCGTCGCGCTCTGCGAGCAGGAGCTGCACAAGGCGGGCATTCGCCCGAACATCATGATCGACTGCAGCCATGCAAACTCCAATAAGGACCCTGCCCTGCAGCCGCTGGTGATGGACAACGTCGCCAACCAGATCCTCGAAGGCAACAATTCCATTGTCGGTCTCATGGTCGAAAGCCACCTTGGCTGGGGCAATCAGGCCATTCCGAAGAACCTGTGCGATCTCAAGTACGGCGTGTCCATTACCGACGCCTGTATCGACTGGGACACCACCGAGAAAGCCGTGCTGAGCATGCATGACAAGCTCAAGGACGTGCTGCCCAAACGGCAGCGCGGCTAG
- the thrH gene encoding bifunctional phosphoserine phosphatase/homoserine phosphotransferase ThrH — translation MEIACLDLEGVLVPEIWIAFAEATGIESLRATTRDIPDYDVLMKQRLRILDEHGLKLADIQKVIATLKPLEGAPEFIDWLRERFQVVILSDTFYEFSQPLMRQLGFPTLLCHRLITDETDRVVDYQLRQKDPKRQSVIALKSLYYRVIAAGDSYNDTTMLSEAHAGILFHAPDNVIAEFPQFPAVHTFDALKQEFLKASNRKLTL, via the coding sequence GTGGAAATAGCCTGTCTCGACCTGGAAGGTGTGCTGGTTCCGGAAATCTGGATCGCCTTTGCCGAGGCCACCGGAATCGAATCGCTCCGGGCGACCACACGGGACATTCCCGACTATGACGTGCTGATGAAGCAGCGCCTGCGCATCCTCGACGAGCACGGCCTGAAGCTCGCCGATATCCAGAAGGTCATCGCAACGCTGAAGCCGCTGGAAGGCGCGCCGGAGTTCATCGACTGGCTGCGTGAGCGTTTCCAGGTGGTGATCCTGTCCGACACCTTCTACGAGTTCTCCCAGCCGCTGATGCGCCAGCTGGGCTTCCCGACGCTGCTCTGCCATCGCCTGATCACCGACGAGACCGACCGCGTGGTGGACTATCAGCTGCGCCAGAAGGACCCCAAGCGCCAGTCGGTCATCGCGCTGAAGAGCCTGTACTACCGTGTCATCGCTGCGGGTGACTCTTACAACGACACCACCATGCTCAGCGAAGCCCATGCCGGCATCCTGTTCCATGCGCCGGACAATGTCATCGCCGAGTTCCCGCAATTCCCGGCAGTGCATACCTTCGATGCGCTCAAGCAGGAGTTCCTCAAGGCGTCGAACCGCAAACTGACGCTCTGA
- a CDS encoding phosphoadenylyl-sulfate reductase has protein sequence MSTSIDVAALATAYAEKSPQDVLKLAFDLFGDDLWISFSGAEDVVLLDMAWKLNKSVKVFTLDTGRLHSETYRFIEQVRDHYGIAIEIMTPDPALLQPLVNEKGLFSFYRDGHGECCGIRKIEPLRRKLSTVRAWATGQRRDQSPGTRSQVAVLELDTAFSTPDHPLYKFNPLAQMTSEEVWGYIRMLEIPYNSLHERGFISIGCEPCTRPVLPNQHEREGRWWWEEATHKECGLHAGNLIAKS, from the coding sequence ATGAGCACCTCCATCGACGTCGCCGCGTTGGCTACAGCCTACGCCGAGAAATCGCCGCAAGACGTTCTTAAGCTCGCCTTCGATCTGTTCGGCGATGACCTGTGGATCTCCTTCAGTGGCGCCGAAGACGTGGTACTGCTGGATATGGCCTGGAAGCTGAACAAGAGCGTCAAGGTGTTCACCCTCGATACCGGGCGCCTGCACAGCGAGACCTATCGTTTCATCGAGCAGGTCCGTGATCACTACGGCATCGCCATCGAGATCATGACCCCGGACCCGGCGTTGCTGCAGCCGCTGGTCAACGAAAAGGGCCTGTTCAGTTTCTACCGCGACGGTCATGGCGAATGCTGCGGTATCCGCAAGATCGAGCCGCTGCGCCGCAAACTGTCGACAGTGCGCGCCTGGGCCACCGGCCAGCGGCGTGACCAGAGCCCTGGCACCCGTAGCCAGGTTGCAGTACTGGAACTGGATACCGCGTTCTCGACACCGGACCACCCGCTGTACAAGTTCAACCCGCTGGCACAGATGACCAGCGAGGAAGTCTGGGGCTACATCCGCATGCTGGAAATTCCCTACAACAGCCTGCACGAGCGCGGGTTCATCAGTATCGGCTGTGAGCCCTGCACTCGGCCGGTGCTACCGAACCAGCACGAGCGTGAAGGTCGCTGGTGGTGGGAGGAAGCCACCCACAAGGAATGCGGGCTGCACGCCGGCAATCTGATCGCCAAGAGCTGA
- a CDS encoding Lpp/OprI family alanine-zipper lipoprotein, which translates to MNNVLKFSALALAAVLATGCSNSMTKESEARLTATEDAAARAQARADEAYSKADEALAAAQKAQQTADEANERALRMLERASRK; encoded by the coding sequence ATGAACAACGTTCTGAAATTCTCTGCTCTGGCTCTGGCCGCAGTTCTGGCTACCGGTTGCAGCAACAGCATGACCAAAGAAAGCGAAGCTCGCCTGACCGCGACCGAAGACGCCGCTGCTCGCGCCCAGGCTCGCGCTGACGAAGCGTACAGCAAGGCCGACGAAGCTCTGGCCGCCGCTCAGAAGGCTCAGCAGACTGCTGACGAAGCCAACGAGCGTGCTCTGCGTATGCTGGAACGCGCCAGCCGCAAGTAA
- a CDS encoding ABC transporter permease — protein MGLPKARLFALAYRQLLRDARAGELRVLFFALLIAVAASTAIGYFGARLNDAMLLRASEFLGADLVLGGSAPASAQQIDAGKAQGLEHAQVVEFSSVIATDQDLQLASVKAASSSYPLRGALRSAAQPYGAEEAGTGPAPGEAWAEARLFAALDLAIGDDIEVGNKLLRLTRVLTYEPDRVGDFYSLTPRVLMHLDDLAATGVVQPGSRVRYRELWRGESAALAAYQQALQPGLQAHQRIETAGDSNRQIGGALGRAERYLNLASLAAILLAGVAVALSAARFATRRFDASALLRCLGLSRHDALLLYTLQLGMLGLLASLVGALLGWTAQHGLFYLLRDLLAQEIPPGGIWPAAAGVATGLVALAGFALPPLAGLGRVPPLRVLRRDLLPVPPSAWLVYGTAILALGLIMWRLSLDLKITLALLGGGLLATLVLGGLLLLGLKGMRRLLAGASLSWRLGLGQLLRHPLAAAGQALAFGLILLAMALIALLRGELLDTWQDQLPDDAPNHFVLNVLPAEKDAFAERIDALSSHAAPLYPVVPGRLVAINGELVSKESQGERAIRRDLSLTWSADLPKDNHLVAGQWWHERAEAELPGVSVEAELAESLQLKLGDQLSFTIGGLTRDARVTSLREVNWDSFQPNFYMIFEPDTLQGMPATYMTSFHLPPGNERELVELARAFPSVTLLQVEALLAQLRSILAQVSLAVEYVLLFVLAAGLAVLFAGLQATLDERIRQGALLRALGAERRLLLRARRAEFGLLGAASGLLAALGCELVSALLYHYAFDLRWQPHPWLLLMPLIGALLVGSAGLIGTRRALNASPLSVLREN, from the coding sequence ATGGGCCTACCCAAGGCGCGCCTGTTCGCTCTGGCTTACCGGCAGTTGCTGCGCGACGCTCGCGCCGGCGAGTTGCGCGTGCTGTTTTTCGCCCTGTTGATCGCCGTCGCCGCCAGCACCGCCATCGGCTATTTCGGTGCACGCCTGAACGACGCCATGCTGCTGCGGGCCAGCGAGTTCCTTGGCGCCGACCTGGTGCTGGGCGGCAGCGCACCCGCCTCGGCGCAACAGATCGACGCCGGCAAGGCACAGGGGCTGGAACACGCCCAGGTGGTCGAATTCTCCAGCGTCATCGCCACCGACCAGGACTTGCAGCTCGCCAGTGTCAAAGCGGCCAGCAGCAGCTATCCCCTGCGCGGCGCCTTGCGCAGTGCTGCGCAACCCTACGGCGCCGAAGAAGCCGGCACCGGTCCGGCCCCGGGTGAAGCCTGGGCCGAGGCCAGACTGTTCGCCGCCCTGGACCTGGCAATCGGTGACGACATCGAAGTCGGCAACAAGCTGCTGCGCCTGACCCGCGTGTTGACCTACGAGCCCGATCGGGTCGGTGATTTCTACAGCCTGACGCCACGCGTGCTGATGCACCTGGACGATCTTGCCGCGACCGGTGTCGTCCAGCCTGGCAGCCGAGTGCGCTACCGGGAGCTCTGGCGCGGCGAAAGCGCCGCACTGGCGGCTTACCAGCAGGCACTGCAGCCCGGGCTGCAAGCCCATCAACGCATCGAAACCGCCGGCGACAGCAACCGGCAGATAGGGGGCGCACTGGGCCGTGCGGAACGCTATCTGAACCTTGCGAGCCTGGCTGCGATTCTGTTGGCGGGCGTTGCCGTCGCGCTGTCGGCTGCCCGCTTCGCCACACGCCGCTTTGATGCCAGTGCGCTGCTCCGCTGTCTGGGCCTTTCCCGCCATGACGCGCTGCTGCTCTACACCTTGCAACTGGGCATGCTTGGCCTACTGGCCAGCCTTGTCGGCGCCCTGCTCGGCTGGACCGCACAGCACGGACTGTTCTACCTCCTGCGCGATCTGCTGGCGCAGGAGATTCCCCCCGGCGGCATCTGGCCCGCTGCAGCCGGTGTGGCCACGGGTCTGGTGGCGCTGGCGGGCTTTGCCCTTCCGCCATTGGCAGGACTGGGTCGCGTACCACCATTGCGGGTACTGCGCCGCGACCTGCTGCCGGTGCCACCCAGCGCCTGGCTGGTGTACGGCACGGCGATCCTGGCCCTCGGCCTGATCATGTGGCGGCTGAGCCTGGACCTGAAGATCACCCTGGCTCTGCTGGGCGGCGGCCTGCTTGCCACACTGGTGCTGGGAGGCCTGTTGCTGCTCGGCCTGAAGGGTATGCGTCGCCTGCTTGCCGGCGCTTCGCTGAGCTGGCGGTTGGGTCTGGGTCAGCTGCTGCGGCATCCGCTTGCAGCGGCGGGACAGGCGCTTGCCTTCGGCCTGATCCTGTTGGCGATGGCACTAATCGCCCTGTTGCGCGGCGAGCTGCTCGACACCTGGCAGGACCAGTTGCCGGACGACGCACCCAACCATTTCGTACTCAACGTCTTGCCTGCAGAAAAGGATGCCTTCGCCGAGCGAATCGACGCACTCTCCAGCCATGCCGCGCCGCTGTATCCGGTGGTGCCGGGCCGACTCGTGGCGATCAATGGCGAGCTGGTCAGCAAGGAGTCCCAGGGCGAACGCGCGATTCGTCGCGATCTCAGCCTGACCTGGTCGGCCGACCTGCCCAAGGACAATCATCTGGTGGCTGGCCAGTGGTGGCATGAGCGGGCCGAGGCGGAGCTGCCAGGCGTGTCCGTCGAGGCCGAACTGGCCGAAAGCCTGCAGCTGAAGCTCGGCGACCAGCTGAGTTTCACCATAGGCGGGCTGACGCGTGACGCTCGCGTCACCAGCCTGCGCGAGGTCAACTGGGACAGCTTCCAGCCCAACTTCTACATGATCTTCGAGCCCGACACCCTGCAGGGCATGCCGGCCACCTACATGACCAGCTTTCACCTGCCACCCGGCAACGAGCGCGAACTGGTGGAGCTGGCGCGGGCGTTCCCGTCGGTGACCCTGCTCCAGGTGGAGGCGCTGCTGGCCCAGCTGCGCAGCATCCTCGCGCAGGTCTCGCTGGCGGTGGAGTACGTACTGCTGTTCGTGCTGGCGGCGGGGCTGGCCGTGCTCTTCGCCGGTCTGCAAGCGACACTGGACGAACGCATCCGCCAGGGTGCGCTACTGCGTGCGCTAGGGGCCGAACGGCGTCTGCTGCTGAGGGCGCGCCGGGCCGAGTTCGGATTGCTCGGCGCTGCCAGCGGCCTGCTTGCCGCGCTTGGCTGCGAACTGGTGAGCGCCCTGCTCTATCACTATGCGTTCGACCTACGCTGGCAGCCGCATCCCTGGCTGTTGTTAATGCCGCTGATCGGCGCGCTGCTGGTCGGCAGCGCCGGGCTGATCGGCACGCGTCGCGCCCTCAACGCGAGCCCGCTGAGCGTACTGCGCGAGAACTGA
- a CDS encoding GNAT family N-acetyltransferase, producing the protein MSDTVRVHHDLAGHRFEAMIEGHCAYLAYMDLGKQTLDMYRTFVPDALRGRGIAAALAQHALEYAEREGYQVIPSCSYVERYIERNRTGSGQATPEP; encoded by the coding sequence ATGAGCGACACGGTGCGCGTCCATCACGACCTGGCTGGCCATCGCTTCGAGGCGATGATCGAAGGTCACTGCGCCTACCTTGCCTACATGGATCTTGGCAAGCAGACACTGGATATGTATCGCACCTTCGTTCCGGACGCATTGCGTGGGCGAGGCATCGCAGCGGCCCTGGCGCAGCATGCGCTCGAATACGCCGAGCGCGAGGGCTATCAGGTCATCCCTTCATGCTCATATGTGGAACGCTACATCGAACGCAATCGAACGGGCTCTGGCCAGGCCACGCCAGAGCCATAA
- a CDS encoding L,D-transpeptidase family protein, whose amino-acid sequence MVSRAFAVASCLSFAALLSAGPSAALELPLPPEGEDIVGQIQVIKAKYEDTFAAIGEAHDLGYLELVAANPGVDPWLPGEGTDIILPTRFILPPGPREGIVINIAEYRMYYYPEGKNVVHTFPLGIGREGWGSPVGNARITAMTSNPAWYPPKSIREEHAADGDPLPTVVPPGPDNPLGPYKMTLSLPGYLIHGSNKKFGIGMRVSHGCFRMLNHNVLELAKMVKVGTPVRIVDEPYKFGVSEGKVYLEAHAPLEDGDQKTLTLMDKHAVVINTLLKRDEAAGKLHLDWEMVREIIAGEDGLPIQIAEQRTEVAVHEEQLF is encoded by the coding sequence ATGGTCTCGCGCGCGTTTGCGGTCGCCTCCTGTTTGTCATTCGCTGCTTTGCTTTCGGCGGGCCCCAGCGCGGCGCTCGAACTGCCGCTGCCGCCGGAAGGCGAAGACATCGTCGGCCAGATTCAGGTCATCAAGGCGAAGTACGAAGATACCTTCGCTGCCATCGGTGAAGCCCACGATCTCGGCTATCTGGAGTTGGTCGCGGCCAACCCGGGTGTCGACCCGTGGCTGCCGGGCGAGGGCACCGACATCATTCTGCCGACCCGGTTCATCCTCCCTCCGGGCCCGCGCGAGGGCATTGTGATCAACATTGCCGAGTACCGGATGTACTACTACCCGGAAGGCAAGAACGTGGTGCATACCTTCCCGCTGGGCATCGGCCGGGAAGGCTGGGGCTCTCCGGTGGGCAATGCCCGGATCACGGCTATGACCAGCAACCCGGCCTGGTACCCGCCGAAGTCCATTCGTGAAGAGCACGCCGCCGATGGCGATCCGCTGCCGACGGTCGTGCCGCCAGGTCCGGATAATCCCCTCGGCCCTTACAAGATGACCCTTTCGCTTCCGGGCTACCTGATCCATGGCTCGAACAAGAAGTTCGGTATCGGCATGCGGGTGAGCCACGGTTGCTTCCGTATGCTCAACCACAACGTGCTCGAACTGGCGAAGATGGTGAAAGTCGGAACGCCGGTGCGTATCGTCGACGAGCCCTACAAGTTCGGCGTCAGCGAGGGCAAGGTCTATCTAGAAGCCCATGCGCCGCTGGAAGACGGTGATCAAAAGACGCTGACACTGATGGACAAGCACGCCGTCGTCATCAATACCCTGCTCAAGCGTGACGAGGCCGCGGGCAAGTTGCACCTGGACTGGGAAATGGTGCGCGAGATCATTGCTGGCGAAGACGGCTTGCCGATCCAGATCGCCGAGCAGCGGACCGAAGTCGCCGTCCATGAAGAGCAGTTGTTCTGA